The window GGTAACGGGAATATAAGCGGCTGGTAGGTTCACGTAATATAACGATCAGCTTTGCGTCTGGCAGGTACTTTCTGATGTTTTCAGGAGAACGTTTACCATACAAGTACATAGGAGAAGTTTCGCCGATGGCAGAGGCTTTGGTAGCCTGATCGAACAGCTTAACATACTCCTCCCAAATAGTCACCGACTGAGGATAGTGCTTAAAGCGGTCAGGATCCTGTTTTCTGCTTCTAACCAGCTCTTCACCCTCCAGTTCGAAGAAGTTAGTTTCTTTTACCGGACACATATATACCTCCGGATGCTGATCAAGGTATTTATGCAAGGAGGTAGTTCCTGACTTACCTGCGCCGATAATCAAAAAAGTTGGTAAGAAAGAGTTCATAATTATTCGTAATTCCGGTAAATATAAAGAATCTGGCAGCTCATAAAAAAGCTATAAACCTGCAGCAGCTTTATAAAGAAGCCATTTCAGCAGCATTGGCTTTTACCTCCTTTGGCTTTCTGATGCTGAACAAGCGGTCTTTCAGGCGTAAAAAACGGTTTTCATACTGCTGAAAGCTAAGCCAGGATATAAACCATACCAGGCAAAAGTAAAGGCCAAAAGATAACCATCCTTTTCCTACAACCGGCGCCATAACTTTAAGGAAGACTGCCATGATTGCCCAGTGAAATACATACATGCCATAGGAAACCCTGCCAATGGCAACCATAACAGGGTGTTCAAATATGCGCATGGGATAGCTCCTGGAAAAGGTATTGCTTGTGATAAGGCTTATTATGAATGCTGCAAAGCAAAAGTTCAGCAAAGTATACGACCAAACGTGCTGATAGTTTTGTACAACACCAACTCCAAAGCCAAAATTATGAATATTTTGTTCGATACCCTGTTGCCCGAGCATAAACCAGTTTACTACGCCCGCCAGAGCTGTTAAGGCAAGTGTGGCAATGAGTAAACGGCCAGGATATACTATTCTTTCCGGCAGGCGGAAAAGTGCAATAGCACCGCCAATGGCAAAGGCATCGAAATGGCTAAGGGTAAACCAGTAAATAGCCTCACCGGCAGCCTCATCACTAAGATTTGAGCCAATAAGCCACTCACCCAGCAGGTATCTGCACAGAGGGCCAGCTACAATAATAATTATTAAAGCCCGCTTCAGCCATTTATCCTTCAGCAGAAACACCATAAGCGGCCATACCAGGTAAAACTGTTCCTCTACAGAAAGCGACCAGAAATGGGTGAAAAGAGGGGAGTGGGCCCATTCGGCAGAAAGCCGGGTGAAGTTAAAGGTATAGGTATAGAGATAGGGTAGCATGCCAGTAGTAGTTTCCGGCATAGATACAAACAGAAATACGGTGCTCACCAGGAGCAGGTATGTAAAGTAAAGGGGAAAGATGCGAAGGGATCTTCTCCAGTAAAATCTTTTCAGGTAGAAATTTAGTGACTGGTTTTTTTCATCCAGTAAAATGCGGGTAATCAGGAATCCAGACAGAACAAAGAATATTTGAACACCCACCCAGCCAGCATCAAAAAGCTGGAAGTGAAACAACATCACCAGTGCAACAGCCAGAGCTCTTATTCCATCCAAAGATCGGATATAACGAGTCATAAAAAATAAAGAAATATTCTAACTTCTATAAAGATACGGATCGCGGAGTATATCATTATACGTAAGAACAAAAAAAAATGCCCGACATAGCCGGACATCTTTTTAGTGAAACTACTCCTCTGATTATTGCTTCATAAATCTAACAACTTTACTTGTAAAATCCATAGATTTTATTCGTAAAATATATATTCCTTTATTAATATTTGGCTTTCGCAGATCAAGTGTAAAAATGTTCTCTCCCTCGCGGGCATTTGCCTGCTGCTGATGTACAGTTCTGCCCTGCAGGTTGATTACTTCCAGCTCCACCACGCCTGCATGTTCAGCCATGAAATTAACGAACATCTCGTCACTCACTGGGTTGGGGTATACGGTTGTAATCTCGTTCTGCACCTTAACCAGGCTGGCAGTGCTGGCTGCATCCTGCTGATACTTAGTACTTACGCTCGGATCAACCTTTTCTTTATTTCCATCCCGTACCTCTATCTCCAGGGCATTGATGTAGCCGTATTTTGCGTACTCACCACCTTCCAGCTCTATAAAGACTTCTTTATCTGGTGCTACCACGTCTCTGATCACGGCAGTGTTCGTAAGATTGAACTGCGCATCAAGGCTTACTTTTTTGTTGCCGATCTTATATATCGTTACTCCATTGTCTTTTGTATTGGCATTAGGATATTCAGTAGCAGCATAGAAGCGGAAATTATAAGTTTGGCTTGGATCTAAATCAGAGATTTTTAGCCTGGCATATGAACCCAACTCAACAAAGTAAAATTGTTCACTGACTGGGTCGGGATAGATTCCCGTGCCATTTGCTTTAGGTCCTCTGTTATTATAGCCATTAAAGTTTTCCTCAATTCTCAAATCAACAGGAGTACTATTGCCTCTTTCATTGATTAGATTATTCTTGGATGATTCTCTTGGAATACGATTAAAGTTGTTCCAGGAAGTGCTGGGGGCATTATAGCTGCCTCCATAATTGAAGTTAATCAGAATTTTATGCTTGAGTGTTGCAGCCTGGCTAATCTGGCTGGCATCTGACTCTGTTCCTCCTTTTGCAGCCTTTACATAATATTCGTATCCTGTATCTGCAGATAAATTGCTTCTGTCAGAATAGCTAGTAGTATTAGCATCGGTAGTACCGATCTGTACAAAAGTTCCGGAAGGTAGGGTACGCCTGTAAATATTAAACTGGTCTTCTCCTTTCGATCTGTCAGTCCATTTTAGATCAATTTGGTGAGCCCATCCTTTGCCATTTTGTTTGATGCTGGCATGCGCTCTTAAATTACCAGGACTCATCATTTTACTGGCATCCGAATATTTTTCTATAACCATTGCATTCAGGAAGCTACCATGCAATCCATCACTGTAAAGGGCTATGGTTACTTCCCCGTTGGCAGGAGGCTTCACGCCATTGATCTGAACCGTATTATCGATATTGCTCTGAACAGGGAGCGATACCGTTTCGGACCCAATGGTATAGGTAGTATTTCCTCCAAGACTTTTATAGACACTGCTGCCAAAAAAGACAAAGTTATAATTTAAGGAAGGATCGAGCCCTGTGATTTTTATCCTGGCAGTGTTACCCTTATTGACTCTATAGGAGGTTTTTGTAA of the Flammeovirgaceae bacterium 311 genome contains:
- a CDS encoding acyltransferase 3 (COG1835 Predicted acyltransferases) yields the protein MDGIRALAVALVMLFHFQLFDAGWVGVQIFFVLSGFLITRILLDEKNQSLNFYLKRFYWRRSLRIFPLYFTYLLLVSTVFLFVSMPETTTGMLPYLYTYTFNFTRLSAEWAHSPLFTHFWSLSVEEQFYLVWPLMVFLLKDKWLKRALIIIIVAGPLCRYLLGEWLIGSNLSDEAAGEAIYWFTLSHFDAFAIGGAIALFRLPERIVYPGRLLIATLALTALAGVVNWFMLGQQGIEQNIHNFGFGVGVVQNYQHVWSYTLLNFCFAAFIISLITSNTFSRSYPMRIFEHPVMVAIGRVSYGMYVFHWAIMAVFLKVMAPVVGKGWLSFGLYFCLVWFISWLSFQQYENRFLRLKDRLFSIRKPKEVKANAAEMASL